The nucleotide sequence GTGGTCCGCGAGAACGTGGAGGGTGAGTACTCCGAGATCGGCGGGCGGCTCGGGCGGGGCACCGAAGACGAACTGGCCGTGCAGGAGGCGGTGTTCACCCGCAAGGGGGTCACGCGCGTCGCCGAGTACGCCTACACGCTGGCCGAGGCCCGCCGGAACCACGTGACGTCGGCGACGAAGAGCAACGGGATCGTCCACACGATGCCGTTCTGGGACCAGCTGGTGGAAGAGGTCGCGGGGCGGCACCAGACCGTGCGCACCGACAAGGAGCACATCGACGCATTAGCCGCCAAGCTCGTCCTCGCGCCGGAGCGGTTCGACGTGATCGTCGGCTCGAATCTCTTCGGCGACATCCTGAGTGACCTCGCCGCGGCGGTGGCCGGGAGCATCGGCGTCGCTCCGTCGGCGAATCTCAACCCGGAGCGGGAATTCCCGTCGATGTTCGAGCCGGTGCACGGCTCGGCGCCCGACATCGCCGGGCAGGGCAAGGCCAATCCGCTGGGCGCCTTGTGGTCCGCGGCCATGATGCTCGACCATTTGGGGCACCCCGAAGCGAGCGGGGAACTGCTGGCCGCCGCTTTCGGCGCGCTGGCTGACGGCGTCCGCACGGTCGATCTCGGTGGTACGGCGGACACCGCCGGATACACCCGCGCGGTGCTGGACCGGATGGGCGTCGCGGCGAACTAAGCGGTTTGCCCTTGCCGCCGCAGGGTATCCGGCTCGGGTCAGGCGAGTCGGAGGGCGTGGGTTCATGGTCGACGTGAAGATGACGGTAGACACTTCTCCCGAGCGCGTGTTCGAGGTGCTCGCCGACGGCTGGACCTACGCGGCCTGGGTGGTGGGGGCCTCCCACATCCGTGACGTCGACCAGGGCTGGCCTGCGCGGGGGACGCGGATCCACCATTGCGTCGGGTCCTGGCCTCTTCTGCTCGACGACGTCACCAAGGTGCACGTCGTCGACCCGCCGAGGCTGCTCGAACTCGAGGCGCGGGCCTGGCCGTTCGGCACCGCGCGGATCCGGTTGGAACTGCGGGAGACCGCGACGGCGACCACGGAGATCCTGATGTCCGAGCAGGCGACCCGCGGGCCGGGCCGTCTGCTCCCTGAGGCCGCCCAGGCGCTCTTCCTGGTGCCGCGGAACCGGGAATCCCTGCGACGTCTCGCGGATCTCGCCAAGGGCCGCGAAGCCGCTCAACCGGTGGACTGATCCTGGTGGCTCGGCCGTCCGAGCCGGATCCGGTCGCGAGGTGGGTCGAGGGGACCGCTGTCACCCCGTCGCCCGGCACGGATGGCGGCGAGGAGCTCTTTGATCGTGGTCACCGCGTCGTGCCGAGGTCGCCAGCCGAGTTCCTCCCGTGCGCGCCGGGTGTCCACAAGGGACGCGCGGTCGGCGAGCCGCAGCCAGGACGGATGCAGTGGCTGAAGGCCGAGCCGCCAGCTCGGCCAGGCCAGCCCGGTCAGCAGCCTCAGCGGTACGGGAATCCGGAACCCGCCCGCCAGCGCGGCGAGGTCGCGGCTGCCGAGCACGGGCTCACCCGCGAGGTTGAACGCGCCGGTCGCACGGCGGTCGAGGATCGCCCGGATCGCCTGTGCCACATCGTCGGAGTGCACCACCTGCATCCGCAGCCCCGGCCACAACGGCACAGGGAGCCATTTGTCGCCGAGCGGTAACGGCGGCGCCAGGGGGCTGAGGAGCCACCCGGAGAACTCGGCCGCGGCGTCCGGTTGCACGACACCGCACGGACGGATCCGTGCCACCCCGATCCCCGGGTGATCACGGCAGAATTCGTCCAATCGGGACTCGAAGGCCGCTTTTCCCGCACTGTAGGCGCTTTCGGCGAGCCCGCCGCACGGCCACTCCTCATCCACCTCGTCCCAGCGGCCGGCCGGGGTGTACGCGGCGACCGACGACGCGCACACGATGTGGGGCACGCCGGCGTCGGCGGCCGCGCGCAGGACGTTCGCGCT is from Amycolatopsis lurida and encodes:
- a CDS encoding tartrate dehydrogenase, whose product is MTAYRIALIPGDGIGAEVLPPAQAVLAAVGRRHGLEFTYDSFDWSCERYLAEGAMMPSDGLDRIRHHDAVLLGAVGWPGVPDHVSLWGLLIPIRRGFRQYVNLRPVKVLDGVPSPLRGAGEVDLVVVRENVEGEYSEIGGRLGRGTEDELAVQEAVFTRKGVTRVAEYAYTLAEARRNHVTSATKSNGIVHTMPFWDQLVEEVAGRHQTVRTDKEHIDALAAKLVLAPERFDVIVGSNLFGDILSDLAAAVAGSIGVAPSANLNPEREFPSMFEPVHGSAPDIAGQGKANPLGALWSAAMMLDHLGHPEASGELLAAAFGALADGVRTVDLGGTADTAGYTRAVLDRMGVAAN
- a CDS encoding SRPBCC family protein, with translation MVDVKMTVDTSPERVFEVLADGWTYAAWVVGASHIRDVDQGWPARGTRIHHCVGSWPLLLDDVTKVHVVDPPRLLELEARAWPFGTARIRLELRETATATTEILMSEQATRGPGRLLPEAAQALFLVPRNRESLRRLADLAKGREAAQPVD
- a CDS encoding NAD-dependent epimerase/dehydratase family protein, producing the protein MKIVVTGASGNVGTALLRALSGAGHDVVGVARRRPDTTAAPYSTARWVQQDIGANDAWPRLTEIFDGAGAVVHLAWAIHPRADDPAMLRTNMAGSANVLRAAADAGVPHIVCASSVAAYTPAGRWDEVDEEWPCGGLAESAYSAGKAAFESRLDEFCRDHPGIGVARIRPCGVVQPDAAAEFSGWLLSPLAPPLPLGDKWLPVPLWPGLRMQVVHSDDVAQAIRAILDRRATGAFNLAGEPVLGSRDLAALAGGFRIPVPLRLLTGLAWPSWRLGLQPLHPSWLRLADRASLVDTRRAREELGWRPRHDAVTTIKELLAAIRAGRRGDSGPLDPPRDRIRLGRPSHQDQSTG